In the Topomyia yanbarensis strain Yona2022 chromosome 3, ASM3024719v1, whole genome shotgun sequence genome, one interval contains:
- the LOC131691783 gene encoding phenoloxidase-activating factor 2-like, which produces MDKLQTTFALYLHAVSGYLATEEHIWYKIVRNMFGIIRVLLLWYIFYVKRVELASCDGECLPIACDKNNVINGNESPEFNLRLQSTECDHILEVCCQPSKITPLTLLAPMRTVGSKECGIRNVDGVGFHITGNTDGESQYAELPWTLMVLTKLIVLDESKHIHVGSASLISPGVALTAAHIISKAYNGEIFVRAGEWDLNGDNELLPVEHRKVSRTIIHEKYNSQHHNNIALLIFDKPIESDQHIRLICLPSVSAEYDHQACLTGGWGESKFEDKQMVNIMKKIQVPLIDNDQCEIAFRTTRLGQNFNLDKSYICAGGEENVDVCTGDGGAPLICPDSNGIYYQIGIVAWGIGCGQRGIPGAYTNVGMFKEWIDEKVKML; this is translated from the exons ATGGATAAACTGCAAACAACTTTTGCGTTGTATCTGCATGCAGTCAGTGGATACCTTGCCACAGAAGAACACATTTGGTATAAGATCGTTAGAAATATGTTTGGAATTATAAGGGTTTTGCTGTTGTGGTACATCTTCTATGTGAAGCGTGTCGAGTTGGCG TCTTGCGATGGAGAATGCTTACCAATAGCTTgtgataaaaataatgtcatcaATGGAAATGAATCCCCGGAATTCAACTTAAG ATTACAATCCACCGAGTGTGATCACATTTTGGAAGTATGTTGCCAACCAAGTAAAATTACGCCTCTAACACTACTTGCCCCCATGCGCACCGTCGGTAGTAAAGAATGTGGCATCAGGAACGTCGATGGAGTTGGCTTTCACATCACGGGAAATACGGATGGAGAATCACAATACG CTGAACTACCATGGACTTTAATGGTACTGACCAAACTGATTGTACTTGATGAGTCCAAGCACATTCACGTGGGTTCTGCCTCACTAATTTCACCTGGTGTGGCGTTGACTGCCGCTCACATAATATCCAAAGCCTATAATGGAGAGATATTTGTTCGTGCAGGTGAATGGGACTTGAATGGAGATAATGAGCTTTTACCAGTAGAG CATCGTAAAGTATCTCGAACGATAATACACGAAAAATATAACTCACAACATCACAACAACATTGCTTTGTTGATATTTGACAAACCAATAGAGTCGGATCAACACATCCGATTGATATGCCTACCCTCGGTATCAGCTGAATATGACCACCAAGCATGCCTAACTGGGGGCTGGGGAGAAAGCAAATTCGAGGATAAGCAAATGGTGaacattatgaaaaaaattcaagttCCCTTGATTGACAATGATCAGTGCGAGATTGCCTTCAGGACTACAAGGCTGGGACAGAATTTCAATTTGGACAAAAGTTACATCTGCGCTGGAGGAGAGGAGAATGTTGATGTTTGCACTGGTGATGGTGGCGCTCCGCTGATTTGCCCAGATTCCAACGGGATCTACTATCAAATCGGTATAGTTGCATGGGGAATAGGATGTGGTCAGCGGGGTATACCAGGTGCGTATACCAATGTAGGAATGTTCAAAGAATGGATTGATGAGAAGGTAAAAATGTTATAA